GTGAAAAAGTGGTTGGATTGCTGTTCACTGTGACGGTCATTGAAGAAGTCTGTTGCAGTCTTGGAAGGGGGTTAATGCAGTAGATTGGGTTACTTCATAATTTTGCCTCTTTTATTACAGTTGATAATTTGTTGTAATTGATGAAGTACTCAATTTAGAATATAGTTTGTTAGCCCTCTTAACTGATTCACATGTTGTCTTCAGTCTACGTTATTTGTGAAGGATCGGTACTGGTTACAcatgctgtgtgtatttaacgGGAACAAGAAACAAGTCGTTTTGGATAACATGTTGAAGACTGTGGTTGAAGACTGTTGTGTCATTTGGACGCTCACCAAGCACACAGTGTTTGCTTGTCCCTTGTTCAGCATGCAGGCAGACAGTACACAGCTTccctttttgcttgttttctgacACAGTTATGTTAGTTTGTGCAACTGAATACTCATGTGGATGTTGCTGGCACAAATAGTTatgtttgtgaaaaaaaaacaactttagttTTCATAATGAGAAgagttttacttttacttctgCTGAATTAATTCCTTCAAGTTCACTAGTTGATTCCTGATTAACTTCAGTTATACACTGGAATTATTTATTCAATTGTTTTCCATTGTATCTTTAGAAAGTTGTGTtagttttatttagttttatatgtttacatttaatttaacttGCTTTATATGAGGTAGCACTGGAGGTAGAGGATTGCAAGGTCGGTTGTTTGATccctgctccagtctgcatgccaaatatccttgtgcaagatactaaccctaaGTTGTTCTCAGAGTGTGACTGTGTGAATGCTAGAAAGCacaaaagtgcttgtgtgactaggtgaatgaggcaagttgtgtaaagcgctttaagtgctcagagtagaaaagcgctatgtaAGACAACAACATCTGGTAGCACACAGATTAATGTATTTACATCTTGTGTGAATAATACTGAGTTCAATTCATTTTCATCAACTGGTTATGTGTATTCATAAAGACTTGCATTCACAGTAGCAGCTCAGAGCTAACTATCATGCCCTGACCTTGGGGCAATCAGATGTTCCCACTTCATCTACTggaggaaaagggagaagctACAAGTAACTCACAAGCCCAGACAGGACTCAGTAACCCGGGCCTCTGTCTGGGCTCTTGGCTCGTAAACTTAAATGATGTTCAAGGTTGATGATGTTTTCAAAATGCTAACtactttatcatttttatttgattctCCATAGAAGAAGATATTTGAAGCTGTCAGTTCAGTTATATTTGtttagaacattttttttaagatgttctctgttgaaatatttgttttgcatttaagCTTCCGGTCTAAAATTTTGAAATTTGAGGGCTACACAAATAAAATCaggacgacgatgatgatgatgatatcaGGTCATCTCTGACATCAGTTATGTGTGAATAGTGACACATTGCTTTGCAAGACTTGTCCTAAAGTGTTTCGCATGCGTATTTGCATACTGTACAAGCTCTGTGATACATACAACATCCGCGTAGATGCAGTTTTTGAAGCTACACCCAATGTTGAAACTTGTCTGTAAATACCCAGTTTGGTCAGCCAGGTTTCATAGCCTTCCCCTTTTGATATGCCTTTCACCCACACTGAAGAACTTATGTTATTAGCTAATATAATTCACCCTGTTTGAAACGGGCACTATACATTTATTAAAGTCTGCTGTAATGGCTCTGCAGTCTAGCCTGACTCCCATCACTGTTGCCTGAGCCTCTCCTCTGCTGTTGTTCACAGGTCTGTGGTGCTGGCAGAAGGGCCGTGTAAACGGGGCTTGTAAAAGGACTCCACCGTGGTAAGAGTCACTATTGCCCTTTTGAACATCTTAAAGCATGTTTGCCTGAGGATCACCTGACACAAACACCTGATATCCTTGTGTTTACACTGATCTGTTCCTTATTTAGTACCCtgcatgtctttttttcttttgcaatcGCTGTGCtcaccttctttttcttctccctcCTCAGGTTGATCGTAGTGTATAGAGGAGCCCACTCAGCCCTCCAGGCTCCTCAGCCATGGCTCTGCTGGCCTACCTGAAGAGCCTGTTCATCTTGCAGTTGCTGATGGGCTTTGTGTTTGTGGTGAGCGGCCTCATTATAAACTTCATTCAGCTGTGCACCTGCATCCTCTGGCCGATCAACAGGCAGCTCTATCGCAGAATCAACTGCCGGCTCTCCTACTCCCTCTGGAGCCGTGAGTATAGATGATTCTCGTGTGTTGCTGCAGGTTTATGTAGAAATGCAAATTTTCCTTTAAATATGTAAACAAGAAAGGTGTCAAGTGTTGATTCTGAAATTCACAGATTGCAAATAATTACAAATCTGGCAATAGTGGCACATACAATGAGCTGCGTTTGGGCCATCTGTTGGATATTATGCTGTGCCTACATAGAAAGGGTTTCAGCTGCATTTTCCACTTGAATTTTTGAAACACTTTCTGTGTAGAAGGGCTTTATATCCAGTCTCCTTTTAGCTAAATTAAATGAGTCCTAAGCAGCTACAGCCTCCACAATTTTCACCAGTTACTCATTAAAATTGTCTGTCAGCTGCTTACTAGAGTAAGCTTTTTGCTGCTAATGACTTCAGCTGCTTTTATTAACCCTATGACAGACATTAAATTTGCTCCAGAGTAATTATCTAAAATTACACAAATCCTAAACGCACAAAGATTTGCTGATAATTCTCTGCAGGGTTGGTAGAGACTGTTTTGAGggattaatataaatataatgtaACACAAATACTTCCATTTAGTACATTAATGTGTTGTTTACACTGAAGATGCTCTAAGTGATGAATTTTCTCCTCTAACTTTCTAATGTTCCTGCTGCGTCATTGTCACTGTGCAGAGCTGGTGATGCTGCTGGAGTGGTGGTCGGGCACAGAATGCACCCTATACACCGATCAGGCTACGGTGGACAAGTTTGGCAAGGAGCatgtcatcatcatcctcaaccACAACTTTGAGATTGACTTTCTGTGTGGATGGACCATGTGTGAAAGATATGGCATTTTAGGGGTCAGTTGAGCACCAGACTTGTAATGATTAACATTTATCAACATTATTTGCTTTTGTCTTAAGTGTGAGAACTCCGAgttgtataaaaatgtctttcctCCTTCTTTAGAGTTCGAAAGTGCTAGCCAAACATGAGCTCCTGAAGGTCCCTCTAATTGGCTGGACGTGGTACTTTCTAGAAATTGTTTTCTGCAAAAGAAAGTGGGAAGAGGACCGAAACACTGTCTTCAAAGGCCTAGACAGGCTCAAAGACTATCCTGAATATATGTGGGTAGGTACAGTCACACTGTTTGTGCGTCACCTGGACTGTGGTTTAGGTGTAAAAGTTCATCTTACAGACAACTACTTGTGTCTCAATTGCAACCCAGTTGCTCAATCATGATTGTGAAATATCCTCTTGGAGTTGCAGTGGATTGCTGCTGATTTCAAGATACATGGGAGTTGCAATTCTAACAGTTCAGACAAGGTGGTGTATTCATTTAAGTTAAACCAGTTGTAGCATCAACTATCACCTGCAAATTGAGTAATCACTGCACAGCCAAACTAAGATAAGATGGAACATACATAACAAAACACTTTTAGACTTTTAAAGAGAATGATCTATAATCTATCTGATGCTGTAGTTTCTGCCCTTTGCCCCAGTTTCTCTTTCTACTGAATTTATCTTGGCAGTGATACACAAATAGTTCTGAGTACAGCAGCGTTATTTGAAGTGCCTCAACATGAGTTtgtatgtttggtttttttctgtcAGACATCATGAACACAAGTATCCACTGTGCGTAAACAGACTGAATAGGCATTCATTATGCTTCAGGCCACAAAATGCCTCTTTtgtctttaaaataaataaataaaaacgtgCACATCCATCATGTTTTACCTGGTGACAGCTTAGGCCTAGAGTAAAAAGCAGGATTTGGGTTTAGCAAGGAattccacgttttttttttttttttttttctgtatttccaGGGTTTGGGTGGTTTTGGTAAATGCCGAAGGTCCTGCTTGTGCAGAGCCACTCTGTGGCTTCCCTAACGACCACGAATTAGCGATAAAGTTGAGGAAACAAATGCCTTCCTTGTTTCATCTTCAAATTACTTTTGTTGTTCGATATGCCTTTGTATAGCTACATAATACTTGATGTGAAATAAGATTTGCAAATCAGCCAAAAAGTATTAATtatctttgtttttcactgGATCGTCACACTGTTTAACACCGTCAGGGttgcagctgaaagaaaattGTCTTACACAATGTAGTAATTCCAGTCAGGTCTGCGCCTGCCTTCATTAAGGAGGAATGCTATTGACAAGTCTATAAACTTGTAAAGATCTAATGTTTTCAACTGCATCTACTGAAATACTGGCTGCAGTAACAAATCTGCACCTTCAAGATTATAGTTTGCTGTTAGCTATGATGTTTATcttgtgccaaaaactgcaccTTTTTAATGGATAGATTCAGAAAACCCAGACTGACACAACAAGTTGATGGCACAAATGGGTATCCTGAGTTGACTGTATTTTAGCGTACTGTTAAATTGAGTTGACCTTGATTTGTACTTCAGCTAACAGAAGTAGGGTAGTGGATGGGTCAGGATAAAAGAGGTCACCTTAagctggagatttttttttttcccattttgtttttttgttaaacgtgtgtgtgtgtgtgtgtgtgtgtgtgtgtgtgtgttttttaacacaACTCTTCCTCCTTTCTCTCTACAGTTTCTGCTGTACTGCGAGGGCACCCGCTTTACAGAGAAAAAGCACCAAATCAGTATGCAGGTTGCAGAGAGTAAAGGCCTGCCCAAGCTCAAATATCACCTATTACCCCGAACCAAAGGATTCACCACCACACTGCAGTGTCTTAAGGGCACAGGTGGCATTCACGCACAAGTCACACAAAAACAATATTCAgagcatttcttttattttgtattttgcttacagcctgctcttctttctctcaACAGTAACTGCTGTGTATGATGTGACTCTGAATTTCAAAGACAACCAGACTCCCACCCTCCTGGGCATTGTCAATGGGAAGAAGTACAAAGCTGATATGTCTGTAAGGTAAGGACCACTGATGCCTGCTCTCTACTTTTGAACAATCGCTTTTTGTAATAAGGCACTGCACTCTCAGCTGTTTCTTCAAGTAAACTAGAATAAATGAGTTTTAAGCATTTTGGCCTCCTCCCAACTGCATTTTGTCCTGTAATAATCAAAGAGGCACCGAGACTGGCTAGGCTCCAGGACATTAGCTTTAATGGCCAGGGTGCTCCCCTGAGCTCGGCGCTTGTTATAGACACAGATTGGAGCACTAGTGTGATTTTacttaaataaagctgaaagcaGGAGGGTGGAGGACACTTTGTTTTTAGTTTCAAGGTCTGTTGACTGAAGACGGGTAAAAATACTGGGTATTTTAGTGACCTGAAATCACTTAGTATGATAATGTTCATGTATCAGAGGGAATTGTGTttgggaagagggaggcacCTGGTGGCAAGAAGCTGCTACTACAGACCAAATGTctttgaggtgtttttttctctctctctctccctctcgttcgtgcgtgtgtgtgtgtgtgtgtgtgtgtgtgtgtgagactgctcAGCAAATATGTTTAAGTTTTTGAATTAACCTGATAGGGTTGTTTAAAAAGTGCCTGAGTGCTGTTTATGTGGATTTATCTCAACAGTGATTATTTTGGTGCGGCTGGCTATGATTGTGGTTTGCTTTTTGTTGTGCTGAATGTGTAGTGGCCTTTAGACACACATTAGCTGCCTGTCATTCCATCAACCACAATCACGAGCAAATGAGCAAAATAATTAACAGGTGGaaaagaaacaactggaaaacaaacacattttttgtgcCATCAATAATCTAGTGTATCTTTCCAATGAAATCTGATGGACTGTAAAGGTCACAGCACTCTACATATTTTTGTCTCCTGCTTCTctatttcagttcaatttaataCTTTTTGCTTTGTCCATTCCTCCGCAAAATGCTGCATAAATTAGCAAGGTCTTTTTTGAAGTGGCTGACTCTAGCTGCAGGATATCGTCTCATTCATTACTTTATTCATTATGTGCCTGTTTCCAAATATTGAGACACTGAAGGTAAACTGTATCTGCTTCCAATGGTTATTTGCTGTTTTACATCCAGGCGGTTTTCTGTGGAGGATATACCAGATGATGAGCAGGAGTGTGCCAACTGGCTACACAAACTGTACCAGGAGAAGGTAATCTGACATTAAAGACTCCTAAAATGCCAGATCACTGTTAATTTGGGTAGCAGCTTTGTTGTTTTGACGATATGGGGGGAAGGGGGTTAGTACCCAGTGTCATGGAAATTTTCCTTCCACTTCCCATTGTTGCTGAAAGAATTCACTgacaagttttttttctctaatttgaTATCAAGTCCAATCTAATTTTTTCCACCCAAACGTTAACAACTCTTGAACTTGTTAACGTCATTAAGCTACAGGAGGTACACTCAGACACCATAACCTGTGGATACTGAGcaggtgacaaattaaaggataAACTAAAGTATCTTAATTAGGTGTTGGGTCATGAGAACTCGTCTCAGACTGTACTAAAGCGAGGTAAACTCCATCCTTCCAAGAGACATTACCTCAGTAGGCGTtttgaagatggtggtgaaaaacTGCTCTCTTACTTTGTATGTCAAAAACACAGGTGGTGACGACCCTTAGAACTATATACCATATCAACACACTGCTCTCACAACATGACTAGGGtccatttgttttttattttctcctaGAATTTGTATCctgatctttattttatttttaatcagatGTCAAATTTATCAGCAGTTCCTGTCGTTTCAAATCACATTAAGCACAAAGGTAATCGCTATCTTTCCCAACTCCCAGGATGCTTTACAAGAAATGTACAATAAGGAAGGCAAGTTCCCGGGACCCACAATTATCCCACCGCGCAGGCCGTGGACGCTGCTCAACTTCCTGTTTTGGGCAACACTGCTGCTTTCACCACTCATCAATTTTGCCTGCGGAGTGGCCGTCAGTGGCTCCCCTCTCCTCATTATTGGCTTTATACTCTTCCTCATCGTAGGTAGGTCAAACCTTACCTTTTGAGACAGTTTGGCGCTCATGTCCTGTTAGTATTTTGCACTTTTCAAGGTTCTTTTTTGACATTAATTATACTTCCAAAAAGCGTAAAGTCTAAGTTCTTTAGCTCCTGTGGTTTTGGGTATTTGACTGTTTGAAGTTGGTCAGTCATGGATGTATAATTCAACCTGTCACCTGCCCAGAATGAAAACTGATGTAGCTTGTTTCATTTAAAGCtcttgaggttttttttctgacctgttgtgtccccccccccccccctcttctTTGTTCTCTCTACAGCCTCTATAGCGATCCGCCGCCTCATAGGGGTCACTGAGGTGAAGAAAACAGGTTCCAGTTACGGCGACCAAGAGGCCAAGAAACAAAACTAAAGTGTCACTCCCTCCTGTGAATGGCCGTTTCTGTTGGCCACCCTGCGGTGTCTCACCCCAACCCAACTCCATTCTCCTCCTACTGTCGAGTCAGTTGGTAGGCTGGGGAGGAGTcccagctgtgaaaacattataGAGGCCAGAGCTAACATTTCTAGTGGCACTAGGGTGAGGGAGTATAGAGGGTCTGGGGTCCAAGCTCTCTGGTGTATCACAGATTATAACGAGGGGGAGATGCAGCACTGTATTCCCCTGCATCTTTCTAAATCCAGTTAGCCACCACCTCCCCCCCCAATCCAGATCCCATTAAATCTCAGTAACACCCAACATTAAGCTTCTAACATGTCTGAGGTCACATGGACTACCACTTCCTACCTCCTTTTCCTGTCACAGTCATCAGCCAATGGGTAGTGGGTGACacgctgtttcttttttgtccACAGAACACGAGTCGATACATATTTCTAATCTTAACCTCCATCCCAGCGGAGGCGCATTTCCACAACAGCAGTGTGTAACATACAGGACGTCTCCCTCCCTTTTCTCACTGAGTGGGACTTGTAATGGGAATCGGTGCCTTGAGGCCCAGCCTGGTTTTCCTTAACAGGGTCAACTACACCCAAAATCATGTAGAATTTACCATTTTTAGCTGTATATAACCAGCCACATACTTATGGTTCTTATATGCCTTTGAGCACGGCTATACCAGTACAGTGAAGGCGAAaaggcttttttccccctgtaaTTTGTAATTATTTTGACACAAACAGTGCGATACAGTTCACCTTGACTGTACTGGGATAGCAACAGATGTGCGTGGGCGGAGAATCAAAATTCCACATCATTTTTAGTCCGTTTCCCTGTTTCATCTTAGTGCTGTGATCATGATGTTCTGATGATGCCCTTTTACATCCTGGTTTGGAAAGGCTGGTGTCAAACTTACATCAAGGGCTCTGAATGTGAAAACTGTCCTTATCAAGGATACCTACCATCTGTTACAGGTCTCATTTGTACCCCTCAGAACCCAAACCCACAGACacgtttcagtttttgttttctgtctttttacatTTACTATCTTGCATACATGTTCTCATTCATTTTCAATTGACTTCCTAAATGTGATGTTAATTGAACCAAACACTGGCGAAGTTCAGCATGCCACCCACGCCGATTATCAGTCATGACTCACCTGTCAGTGGAGCCAGAATCCAGGAAAAGGTCACCAACATGTAGCCACACATCTGAAAGCATATTGATTTGCTCTCCTGATATTTAGACTGTAGTATTGATATTTTAACCTTTGCCTTAAGTCAGGCTTGCTCAGGCAAGGGATTGCTTATCCGCCACCCCTTTAAAACAAGCACCAACATCTCACTTGCCTCTCcaccctctctccctccctcccattACAGTGATGCATGGTGGAGCAGCATGCATTTGTTTGGTTT
This DNA window, taken from Oreochromis niloticus isolate F11D_XX linkage group LG16, O_niloticus_UMD_NMBU, whole genome shotgun sequence, encodes the following:
- the agpat3 gene encoding 1-acyl-sn-glycerol-3-phosphate acyltransferase gamma — translated: MALLAYLKSLFILQLLMGFVFVVSGLIINFIQLCTCILWPINRQLYRRINCRLSYSLWSQLVMLLEWWSGTECTLYTDQATVDKFGKEHVIIILNHNFEIDFLCGWTMCERYGILGSSKVLAKHELLKVPLIGWTWYFLEIVFCKRKWEEDRNTVFKGLDRLKDYPEYMWFLLYCEGTRFTEKKHQISMQVAESKGLPKLKYHLLPRTKGFTTTLQCLKGTVTAVYDVTLNFKDNQTPTLLGIVNGKKYKADMSVRRFSVEDIPDDEQECANWLHKLYQEKDALQEMYNKEGKFPGPTIIPPRRPWTLLNFLFWATLLLSPLINFACGVAVSGSPLLIIGFILFLIVASIAIRRLIGVTEVKKTGSSYGDQEAKKQN